One Sporocytophaga myxococcoides DNA segment encodes these proteins:
- a CDS encoding endo-1,4-beta-xylanase, whose translation MNKSKIIFNLIGIIILFVAYNSFAQTYPPSAVITMPFSNAYFKTGTDVEIHVYATDIGKTTNNGTVTKVEFFNGTTKLGETSTHSNNTYRFVWGCVPAGEYRITAKATNNKGVSFTSVGVLITVGNANFPSQGLAACKGKYMAGLHQNQLLGSWNSYFNGISAENACKWGSVEGNRDVMNWNGADAAYKAANDRKIMFRWHAAMWAAQYPNWLFTLSTADARAELIEYMEGIAARYKYIDQIDVLNEQLFTHQQANQQMRDKFSGKTNTAVDDFSWQIWLFTEARRIFPNTKLVLNDYGLEGSNSAIDEMLKLVAALRDRGIIDGFGTQAHWFSVDRQPAGRITQDCSRMARGGVPVYVTELDMAGGNDNNNNEQQQLASFQTHFPEFWEHPHVKGITWWGHVLNRTWVTGTGFTLENGQDRAAGAWLKTYMNSRPKVGYPMCPAEGCSNDGKISLAITAPTEGQIFTTADQITLSATAIDGDGTIANVKFYSGSTLLNTDNSAPYSFIWTGAPAGTHEIKVVATDNQGNIAEAKVTIKVNVPQGPYNGTWHVIPGTIQLEHFDVGGNGFAYMDATPGSEVTPVVNFRTDEDVDIENCTDVGAGYNIGWTTAGEWLEYSVDVKTPGAYDLDLRIAANGDGRTVTVAMDGVNIASNIAIPNTVGWQTWQTVKVKDVNLTAGKKIMRVTIGATDYVNMNYVTFTLTKELKQEPFKGSAHLIPGRIEAEEYDLGGEGLAYHEANANGNEGKATFRNDEVDIETTQDSDGAYNVGYILQGEWLEYTVNVAASGKYDLDVRIAAEGENKSFHIEMDGVNVTGPINIPNTGGWQTWQTVTLNDINLTGGEHIMRIAFDSDYMNLNYVEFKDVITGIAEEEFSSIAVFPNPFTASGIQINNAGEFQYKITDISGILVESGNGRRGHNVGKNLSEGIYFLIVENNNNVSVHKIVKQ comes from the coding sequence ATGAATAAATCAAAAATCATTTTTAACCTCATAGGAATTATTATTCTGTTTGTAGCATATAATTCCTTTGCGCAGACTTATCCTCCATCTGCAGTCATTACCATGCCATTTAGCAATGCTTATTTTAAAACAGGAACTGATGTAGAAATACATGTTTATGCTACAGACATAGGTAAAACAACTAACAATGGTACAGTGACTAAAGTAGAGTTTTTTAATGGAACCACGAAGCTTGGAGAAACCAGTACACATTCAAACAATACCTATAGGTTTGTCTGGGGCTGTGTACCTGCAGGTGAGTATAGGATCACTGCAAAGGCCACTAATAACAAGGGTGTAAGCTTCACTTCAGTTGGTGTATTGATTACTGTAGGTAATGCAAATTTCCCATCTCAGGGACTTGCAGCTTGCAAAGGCAAATACATGGCCGGTTTACACCAGAATCAACTCCTCGGGAGCTGGAACTCATACTTCAATGGTATAAGCGCTGAAAATGCATGTAAGTGGGGATCTGTTGAAGGGAATAGAGATGTAATGAACTGGAATGGAGCGGACGCTGCTTATAAAGCTGCGAATGACAGAAAAATAATGTTCCGCTGGCATGCGGCTATGTGGGCAGCCCAATATCCAAATTGGCTATTTACCTTAAGTACTGCAGATGCAAGAGCGGAACTGATTGAATATATGGAAGGAATAGCTGCTCGATATAAGTATATAGATCAAATTGATGTATTAAATGAACAACTATTTACGCACCAACAAGCTAACCAGCAAATGCGTGATAAATTCAGTGGCAAAACTAATACTGCCGTTGATGATTTTAGTTGGCAAATCTGGTTGTTTACTGAAGCCAGGAGGATTTTCCCAAATACAAAACTAGTGTTAAATGATTACGGATTAGAAGGAAGCAACAGTGCTATTGATGAGATGTTGAAGTTGGTTGCTGCATTAAGAGACAGGGGAATCATCGATGGATTTGGGACCCAGGCCCATTGGTTTAGTGTAGATCGTCAGCCAGCTGGACGTATTACTCAGGATTGTAGCAGAATGGCCCGCGGCGGTGTACCTGTCTATGTAACAGAGCTTGATATGGCAGGTGGGAATGATAACAATAACAATGAACAACAGCAATTGGCGAGCTTTCAAACCCACTTTCCTGAATTCTGGGAGCACCCTCATGTTAAGGGGATTACCTGGTGGGGCCATGTGCTAAACAGGACCTGGGTTACAGGTACAGGATTCACTTTGGAAAACGGACAAGACAGAGCTGCTGGTGCCTGGTTAAAAACCTACATGAATAGCCGCCCCAAGGTTGGTTATCCTATGTGTCCTGCAGAAGGATGTTCAAATGACGGAAAAATTAGTCTTGCTATAACCGCACCAACTGAAGGACAAATATTTACTACAGCTGATCAGATAACACTTTCTGCAACTGCTATTGATGGAGATGGCACAATTGCCAATGTTAAATTCTACAGCGGATCTACATTGCTGAATACTGATAATTCTGCTCCTTATAGCTTCATTTGGACAGGGGCACCAGCTGGAACTCATGAGATTAAAGTAGTTGCCACAGATAACCAGGGAAATATCGCGGAAGCAAAAGTAACTATTAAAGTAAACGTTCCACAAGGGCCTTACAATGGTACCTGGCACGTTATTCCGGGGACAATCCAGCTGGAGCATTTTGATGTTGGAGGAAATGGTTTTGCTTATATGGATGCCACTCCTGGCAGCGAGGTAACTCCGGTAGTTAACTTCCGCACTGACGAAGATGTGGATATTGAGAACTGCACTGACGTTGGAGCTGGATACAACATTGGCTGGACAACTGCCGGTGAATGGCTTGAATACAGCGTGGATGTGAAAACTCCTGGTGCTTACGATCTTGATCTGAGAATAGCGGCAAACGGTGATGGTCGCACAGTAACAGTAGCTATGGATGGTGTAAATATAGCCAGCAATATAGCGATACCTAATACAGTAGGGTGGCAAACCTGGCAAACAGTAAAAGTAAAAGATGTCAATCTTACTGCAGGAAAGAAAATTATGAGGGTTACCATAGGTGCTACTGATTATGTGAATATGAACTATGTGACTTTCACTTTAACCAAAGAATTGAAACAGGAACCATTTAAAGGCTCAGCACATCTGATTCCTGGCAGAATTGAGGCAGAAGAATATGACCTCGGAGGTGAAGGTCTTGCATACCATGAAGCCAATGCAAATGGAAATGAGGGGAAAGCTACATTCAGAAATGATGAAGTGGATATTGAAACTACTCAGGATAGTGATGGAGCTTACAATGTAGGTTATATCTTACAGGGCGAATGGCTGGAGTATACTGTAAATGTCGCAGCATCTGGTAAATATGACCTGGATGTGAGAATAGCAGCTGAAGGTGAGAATAAATCCTTTCACATCGAAATGGATGGAGTAAATGTAACTGGTCCTATTAATATTCCAAATACCGGTGGTTGGCAGACATGGCAAACAGTTACTTTGAATGACATTAACCTTACAGGTGGAGAACATATCATGCGTATTGCCTTTGATTCGGATTACATGAATCTGAACTATGTAGAGTTTAAGGATGTCATTACCGGCATTGCTGAAGAAGAATTTTCATCTATTGCAGTATTCCCGAATCCGTTTACAGCTTCCGGTATACAGATTAATAATGCAGGTGAGTTTCAGTATAAAATTACTGATATCAGCGGAATATTAGTAGAATCAGGAAATGGAAGACGTGGTCATAATGTCGGAAAAAATTTAAGTGAAGGTATCTATTTCCTTATAGTTGAAAATAACAATAACGTTTCTGTCCACAAAATAGTAAAGCAATGA
- a CDS encoding carbohydrate-binding protein, with protein MIYNFTIPNKVLLICLIAISLVSKQGYAQRDGVSTYTNPVLPGSHPDQTLLKVGNDYYTAGSSFHWTPNFPIYHSTDLVHWELISTVVDPNWSVIRANDAPKDGTWQGALAQFAGKYWAFFFIHGAGQYFCTASSMAGPWSAPTLVQGSIGYDNAVFVDDNGKAYMLMKNGQDFAAIQEIDANGRLTGTRMDMSWVNRNHIYSWAEGPKMCKRNGRYYYFVAGNVYGGQYVLSSATLTANESSWTRHGNFFKGSASGAFTGPNHITGPVQVADGTWWCLGHSYGNNGWEGQGRQSMLFQVFWDANGVPYANNPNGQPLTAPNLPSNGINYEFPESDNFTTATRKPEWYFHNIANIGKASLTARPGFMRLSPGNGVTHILQRDPSKQYSLVTKVDINATSNGQQAGLRLMNGEDLVYAAVYSGYNNGKKFGITFNGTTTTEVNNTIGNTVWLKLVRNQHNITGFYSADGIAWTQIGGNVSVADLDKAQTNDNAWVGTSLGLYARSQTADFDQFSFNHGFDPISVASYYHYNATTIGSGTVTNNSDGAWCMLPGVTMESGGSSANRIVVSAASASSSGTLEVWTDNIGTAGTKIATIPITSTGGTGTYKDFSANINVSGQHDLYLRFVGAANAFRLNTVRFVSNGGPSISFTSPENNSVFSAPATINLVATASDANGSIASVKFYNGNTLLFTDNSAPYSYSWSNVSAGSYTIKALATDNEGNEAQAEIVVKVNLPQGPYNGTWHVIPGTIQLEHFDEGGNGFAYMDSSPGSETGVNFRTNEDVDIENCTDVGAGYNIGWAVAGEWLEYSVDVKTPGTYDIDLRIAANGDGRTISVSMDGASIASKIAIPNTGGWQTWQTVKVKDINLTTGKKIMRVSIGDVDFINLNYVTFSLTKELKQEPYKGIAHQIPGRIEAEEYDLGGEGLAYHEVNTNGNEGKATLRNDEVDIEATQDSDGAYNIAYILKGEWLEYTVNVVASGNYDLEARVAADGDGKTFHIEMDGVDITGPVNIPNTGGWQAWQTLKLNDIRLESGEHVMRIAFDSDYLNLNYVEFKDIITSIGDFESPEISVSPNPFSDAGITLSFNGDFNYRITDVKGSVVEAGTGSSKKLIGDRLNPGIYVLTIVHNNNISIRKIIKQ; from the coding sequence AGATTTGGTACACTGGGAGTTAATATCAACGGTTGTAGATCCGAATTGGAGTGTTATCAGGGCCAATGACGCGCCTAAAGATGGTACGTGGCAAGGGGCCTTGGCTCAGTTTGCCGGAAAGTATTGGGCCTTCTTTTTTATTCATGGTGCAGGGCAATATTTCTGTACTGCATCTAGTATGGCAGGACCATGGAGCGCTCCAACCCTTGTACAGGGGTCAATAGGATATGACAATGCAGTGTTTGTCGATGATAATGGTAAGGCTTACATGCTTATGAAGAATGGTCAGGATTTCGCAGCTATCCAGGAGATTGATGCGAATGGCAGGCTCACTGGTACGCGTATGGACATGAGTTGGGTTAACAGGAACCATATTTATAGCTGGGCAGAAGGTCCAAAAATGTGTAAGAGAAATGGTCGCTACTATTATTTTGTAGCCGGAAATGTTTATGGAGGGCAGTATGTGTTGAGCAGCGCTACACTCACTGCCAATGAATCCAGTTGGACACGTCATGGTAATTTTTTCAAAGGTTCAGCTTCAGGAGCATTCACGGGGCCTAATCACATTACAGGACCTGTACAAGTTGCTGATGGTACCTGGTGGTGTCTGGGACATTCATATGGAAACAATGGATGGGAAGGGCAAGGCCGACAGAGTATGTTGTTTCAGGTCTTTTGGGATGCCAATGGAGTGCCTTATGCAAATAATCCAAACGGGCAGCCGCTTACTGCTCCAAACCTTCCTAGCAACGGGATAAACTATGAATTCCCGGAGTCTGACAATTTCACTACTGCAACAAGGAAACCAGAATGGTACTTTCATAACATAGCCAATATCGGTAAAGCGTCTTTGACAGCTAGACCTGGATTTATGAGGCTTTCACCAGGTAATGGTGTCACGCATATATTGCAAAGAGATCCTTCAAAGCAGTATTCTTTAGTAACAAAAGTGGATATTAATGCAACCTCAAACGGGCAACAAGCAGGATTGAGACTAATGAATGGGGAAGATCTGGTATATGCCGCAGTCTATAGTGGTTATAACAATGGAAAGAAATTTGGTATCACTTTCAACGGAACTACTACTACTGAGGTAAATAATACTATTGGAAACACAGTATGGTTAAAACTCGTGAGAAATCAGCATAACATTACCGGTTTTTATAGTGCAGACGGAATAGCTTGGACACAAATAGGAGGGAATGTAAGTGTTGCAGATCTTGATAAGGCACAAACGAATGATAATGCCTGGGTAGGAACAAGCTTGGGATTATATGCCCGATCTCAAACTGCGGATTTTGATCAGTTTTCATTTAACCATGGTTTTGATCCGATAAGTGTTGCATCTTATTATCATTACAATGCAACCACTATAGGAAGTGGAACAGTAACCAATAATTCTGACGGAGCATGGTGCATGCTTCCTGGTGTTACCATGGAAAGTGGTGGGTCGTCTGCAAACCGTATTGTTGTGAGCGCAGCCTCAGCAAGCTCAAGCGGAACACTTGAAGTGTGGACTGATAATATTGGAACGGCAGGAACTAAAATTGCAACCATCCCTATTACAAGCACTGGAGGAACTGGCACATATAAGGATTTTTCAGCTAATATAAATGTTTCGGGACAGCATGATCTATACCTTAGGTTTGTCGGAGCTGCCAATGCATTCAGATTAAATACAGTACGTTTTGTTTCAAACGGGGGACCTTCCATCAGTTTCACCTCTCCTGAAAACAATTCCGTGTTTTCAGCTCCAGCTACAATTAATCTTGTTGCTACTGCAAGTGATGCCAATGGCAGTATTGCCAGTGTGAAATTTTATAATGGTAATACCTTGTTGTTTACTGACAACAGTGCACCTTATAGTTATAGTTGGTCAAATGTTTCAGCGGGTTCCTATACAATAAAAGCCCTTGCCACAGATAATGAAGGTAATGAGGCTCAAGCAGAGATTGTGGTAAAGGTTAATCTGCCTCAGGGTCCTTATAATGGCACCTGGCATGTAATTCCCGGTACAATTCAATTAGAACACTTTGATGAAGGAGGAAATGGTTTCGCATATATGGACAGCAGTCCTGGAAGCGAAACTGGAGTTAACTTTCGTACTAATGAAGATGTTGATATAGAAAATTGTACTGATGTCGGAGCTGGTTACAATATTGGATGGGCAGTTGCAGGGGAATGGTTAGAATACAGTGTAGATGTCAAGACTCCCGGCACTTATGATATTGACCTGAGAATTGCAGCAAATGGAGATGGTCGGACTATATCAGTTTCAATGGATGGAGCTTCAATTGCCAGTAAAATTGCCATACCCAACACTGGAGGCTGGCAAACCTGGCAAACAGTGAAAGTAAAAGATATTAATCTCACTACTGGGAAGAAGATAATGAGAGTGTCCATTGGAGATGTTGATTTTATTAACCTGAACTATGTTACATTCTCATTAACCAAAGAACTCAAACAGGAGCCTTACAAAGGCATCGCTCATCAGATTCCGGGCAGAATCGAAGCAGAAGAATATGACTTGGGAGGAGAAGGATTGGCTTATCATGAGGTTAATACAAATGGAAATGAAGGAAAAGCAACATTAAGAAATGACGAAGTTGATATTGAAGCAACCCAGGATAGTGATGGAGCATATAACATTGCATATATTCTAAAGGGTGAATGGCTTGAGTATACAGTCAATGTGGTTGCATCAGGAAATTATGATCTGGAAGCAAGAGTAGCTGCTGATGGCGATGGTAAAACTTTTCATATAGAAATGGATGGAGTAGATATTACGGGCCCTGTAAACATCCCTAATACAGGCGGCTGGCAGGCATGGCAGACCCTGAAGTTAAATGATATCAGGCTTGAGTCCGGGGAACATGTAATGCGTATCGCTTTCGACTCAGATTACCTGAATCTAAACTATGTAGAGTTTAAAGATATCATTACCTCTATTGGTGATTTTGAATCACCTGAAATATCCGTATCCCCCAATCCCTTTTCAGATGCAGGTATCACTCTATCATTTAATGGAGATTTCAACTACAGAATAACCGATGTAAAAGGATCAGTAGTGGAAGCCGGTACCGGTAGTTCTAAAAAGTTAATCGGGGACAGACTAAATCCCGGAATTTATGTACTCACTATAGTACATAACAATAATATTTCCATCCGGAAGATAATAAAGCAATAA
- a CDS encoding NPCBM/NEW2 domain-containing protein yields MKNRWILLLNILLLLPGLLSAQMGPGLGNLTYTSNELYKSIWKYTELNHMGSTMATMHNGYMITTFHPDSGKPPGGILVWDVSNPRKPVLVTRVYDSRTANFREQHAMPQHDKYMLFQDGFGFQIWDFSDAKNPIQVKRHIMSGYAHDDYGSAWQLFWQAPYIFIANGSKGFDVVDATDINNPVFVKHVNTPRQVGPIFAIGNLLYTSAHDFGRGITIYDISNPRDPKLLNSYSNTENMYASMVNGNKLVISARGNANNAVFGTYDLSDPLSIKKITTLNIGNSGEQLYNSTQDQFIFQGCQSEVVKIDASNPAQLKIIGRGSLGIFGDSDHGQVTPFGNLIFVGNDHGSGSGFWVHQREPDTKAPEVNMVVPKANDVNRALTSRVGVTFTDNIILESVNKNTFIVRPLGGAALSGKYSHQFSMVNFSPDQPLLPNTTYEIVIPSGGIKDYAGNTTSKTFTSYFSTGPNGNFPSDGTEQPRIFEDDKKITLNWNRTSNASTYTIKRGTSPTGTFQTIGTTSQLSFSDTLVENDKTYYYSVTANNNLGEIVTSSVIKGMPSFYITKLNWISSSNGWGPAEIDQSNGKTASNDGGVITLNGIKYSRGLGVHAESSISYNLDGKYERFLSDVGLDDEAGSAGSVIFTVLLDGKQVYNSGLMNGSSDTKSIDINIAGGNVLTLNVSPDGNNELDHASWGGARLRPSQTPFNQTAHLIPGRIEAEEYDFGGEGIAYHEANANGNEGKANLRIDEVDIEATGDVDGKYNIGYILQGEWLEYTVNVTSTGVYKLDMRVAAEGDGKMFHIEFDGRDVTGPISVPNTGGWQIWKTITVDEISLTEGNHVMRIAFDANYMNINYLEFNGIVTGIPENKFRDILIYPNPFGNNGFVVSAEGDFYYRLSDVSGYILETGNGNQYQTVGKELKPGVYIISIENKSEVIVRKIVKE; encoded by the coding sequence ATGAAAAATAGATGGATATTACTTCTGAATATATTACTGCTCTTGCCAGGTCTATTGTCTGCACAGATGGGGCCAGGATTGGGTAATCTTACCTATACATCTAATGAGCTTTACAAAAGCATTTGGAAATATACTGAATTAAACCACATGGGGTCTACTATGGCCACCATGCATAATGGTTACATGATAACCACCTTTCATCCAGACAGTGGTAAGCCACCTGGAGGAATTCTGGTTTGGGATGTATCGAATCCAAGAAAACCGGTTTTGGTTACGCGGGTATATGATTCGCGTACAGCTAATTTTCGTGAACAGCATGCTATGCCACAACATGACAAATACATGTTGTTTCAGGATGGCTTTGGGTTTCAGATTTGGGACTTTAGTGATGCTAAAAATCCTATACAAGTCAAAAGACATATTATGAGCGGATATGCCCACGATGATTATGGTTCAGCATGGCAATTATTCTGGCAAGCTCCTTATATTTTTATTGCTAATGGCAGTAAGGGCTTTGATGTCGTCGATGCTACAGATATAAATAATCCAGTATTTGTAAAACATGTCAATACTCCAAGACAGGTAGGACCCATTTTTGCGATAGGAAACCTTCTCTATACCTCTGCACATGATTTTGGGAGAGGAATCACCATATATGATATAAGTAATCCCAGGGATCCAAAATTATTGAATAGTTATAGTAATACTGAAAATATGTATGCATCGATGGTTAATGGAAATAAACTCGTTATTTCTGCACGGGGAAATGCAAACAATGCCGTCTTCGGAACTTATGATTTGAGCGATCCGCTAAGCATAAAAAAAATTACGACTTTAAATATCGGGAACAGTGGTGAACAATTATATAATTCTACTCAGGATCAGTTTATATTTCAAGGTTGCCAGTCAGAGGTTGTAAAAATAGATGCATCGAATCCTGCTCAACTAAAAATCATCGGAAGGGGATCTTTAGGTATCTTTGGCGACTCAGATCATGGTCAGGTAACACCTTTTGGTAATCTTATTTTTGTTGGGAATGACCATGGTTCAGGTAGTGGATTCTGGGTTCATCAAAGAGAACCAGATACAAAAGCTCCAGAAGTAAATATGGTGGTTCCAAAAGCCAATGATGTAAACCGTGCATTGACTTCACGGGTTGGAGTTACCTTTACTGATAATATAATTCTGGAATCAGTCAACAAGAATACTTTTATAGTCAGACCTTTGGGTGGAGCAGCATTGTCAGGTAAATACAGCCATCAATTCTCTATGGTAAATTTTTCACCTGACCAGCCTCTCCTGCCAAATACTACCTATGAAATAGTGATTCCATCAGGTGGTATAAAAGACTATGCAGGAAACACTACAAGTAAAACTTTTACATCTTATTTTTCTACAGGCCCTAATGGAAACTTCCCTTCCGATGGTACTGAGCAGCCCCGGATTTTTGAAGACGATAAGAAAATAACTTTGAATTGGAATCGTACTTCCAATGCTTCTACTTACACTATCAAAAGGGGGACATCACCTACAGGTACTTTTCAAACGATTGGTACCACGAGTCAATTATCTTTTTCTGATACTTTGGTTGAAAATGATAAGACGTATTACTATTCGGTTACAGCTAACAATAACTTGGGAGAAATTGTGACTTCTTCTGTAATTAAGGGAATGCCCTCTTTTTACATTACTAAACTGAATTGGATCTCTTCATCGAATGGCTGGGGACCTGCTGAAATTGACCAAAGCAATGGTAAAACTGCTTCGAATGATGGAGGTGTAATTACTTTAAATGGCATTAAATACTCAAGAGGTTTGGGAGTTCATGCCGAAAGCAGTATAAGTTACAACCTTGATGGAAAGTATGAACGGTTTTTATCTGATGTAGGCCTTGATGACGAAGCAGGGAGTGCAGGATCTGTAATTTTTACTGTCCTTTTGGATGGGAAACAGGTATATAATAGTGGATTAATGAATGGTTCTTCTGATACCAAAAGTATTGACATTAATATCGCAGGCGGAAATGTGCTTACGCTGAATGTTTCACCAGATGGAAATAATGAATTAGATCATGCTTCATGGGGTGGAGCAAGGCTAAGGCCGAGTCAGACACCATTTAATCAAACTGCTCATTTAATACCTGGACGCATTGAAGCAGAAGAATATGACTTTGGTGGTGAAGGTATTGCTTATCATGAAGCAAATGCCAATGGAAATGAAGGTAAAGCAAACCTGAGAATTGATGAAGTAGATATTGAAGCTACCGGAGATGTCGATGGAAAGTACAATATAGGCTACATACTTCAGGGGGAATGGCTGGAATATACAGTGAATGTAACATCAACAGGTGTGTATAAATTGGATATGAGAGTAGCGGCAGAAGGAGATGGTAAAATGTTTCATATAGAATTTGACGGAAGAGATGTAACAGGACCGATAAGTGTCCCTAATACCGGTGGTTGGCAAATTTGGAAAACCATCACAGTAGATGAAATCAGTCTTACTGAAGGCAATCATGTAATGAGGATAGCTTTTGACGCAAATTATATGAACATAAATTATCTGGAGTTTAATGGTATAGTTACCGGAATCCCGGAGAATAAGTTCAGAGACATTTTGATTTATCCGAATCCATTTGGCAACAATGGTTTTGTGGTCAGTGCAGAGGGTGATTTCTATTATAGACTTTCCGATGTCAGTGGTTATATTCTGGAGACAGGAAACGGAAATCAGTATCAAACTGTAGGAAAGGAGCTAAAGCCCGGAGTTTACATAATTTCTATAGAAAATAAAAGTGAAGTAATAGTCAGAAAGATTGTAAAGGAATAA